A window of Vicia villosa cultivar HV-30 ecotype Madison, WI unplaced genomic scaffold, Vvil1.0 ctg.000256F_1_1, whole genome shotgun sequence contains these coding sequences:
- the LOC131626050 gene encoding uncharacterized protein LOC131626050 — protein sequence MVSINFAKSWFLSDVEQDIVTSSPTVMTGRWNSKEDFRSEEISHDELTTYYRELCNKSEEVYQIRVKQRMIIAKLKAEKEEYLADNSELQNKVTILTSQLDNVIQGVRMLNNGSDVLDDILQESEVEMSLVGELTYFLGLQVKQMNDSIFISQSKYPKNIMKKFGMENASHKRTPAHTHLKLSKDEEGIVVDQSSYKSMIGSLFYLTSSRPDITFVMGSMLIGYCDADWDGSVYDRKSTSDGSSGSQLIKSSDAQKIAHAEAKKECYVAYCIQTAVDMANFDRISHTKSANEAWDILVKKDNGLTKVKDEGANFSRQDSDDFEGMVVMAAVTDNHL from the exons ATGGTTAGCATAAATTTTGCTAAATCATGGTTCTTATCTGATGTTGAGCAAGATATTGTAACATCTTCACCAACTGTCATGACAG GTAGATGGAATTCTAAGGAAGATTTTAGAAGTGAAGAAATATCTCATGATGAATTGACTACCTATTACAGAGAGCTATgcaacaaaagtgaggaagtttATCAAATAAGAGTGAAACAAAGAATGATCATAGCTAAGCTTAAGGCTGAGAAGGAAGAATACCTTGCTGATAATTCTGAACTCCAAAATAAAGTAACCATATTAACATCGCAACTTGATAATGTAATCCAGGGTGTTAGAATGTTGAATAATGGATCTGATGTGCTGGATGATATTCTTCAAGAG TCAGAAGTTGAAATGAGTCTTGTCGGTGAATTAACATACTTTCTTGGACTTCAAGTAAAACAAATGAATGACTCTATCTTCATCTCTCAAAGTAAGTATCCGAAAAACATTATGAAGAAGTTTGGTATGGAAAATGCAAGTCACAAGCGGACACCTGCTCATACTCACTTAAAATTATCAAAGGATGAAGAAGGTATTGTTGTTGATCAAAGTTCATACAAAAGTATGATTGGTAGTTTGTTTTACCTTACATCTAGCAGACCAGATATCACATTTGTTATGg GTTCCATGCTGATAGGGtattgtgatgcagattgggATGGTAGTGTTTATGATAGAAAAAGCACCTCTG ATGGAAGTAGTGGTTCACAGCTAAT CAAATCATCCGACGCACAGAAAATTGCCCATGCCGAAGCCAAGAAGGAATGCTATGTTGCGTATTGCATTCAGACAGCGGTCGATATGGCTAACTTCGATAGAATCTCTCATACTAAATCGGCGAATGAGGCATGGGATATTCTTGTCAA GAAAGACAATGGATTGACAAAAGTCAAGGACGAAGGAGCGAACTTTTCACGCCAAGATTCAGATGATTTTGAAGGTATGGTGGTTATGGCTGCAGTTACAGATAACCATCTCTAA